The Thermoflavifilum sp. genome contains a region encoding:
- a CDS encoding D-2-hydroxyacid dehydrogenase, which yields MQIAVLDGFTMNPGDLSWEPLLQLGEVRIYDRTRPDELQERMQDAEAVLTNKVVLPGDIIRQAAQLRYIGVMATGYNVVDLDAARERGIVVTHVPDYSTYAVAQHTFALLLELTQHVGLHDASVHEGGWTACPDFSYQITPLVELYDLTMGIVGLGRIGRAVARIAQALGMRVIAVHTHPERDQMEGVTFVDMPTCFQQADVVSLHCPLTTHNAGFVNRSLLSLMKPTAFLINTARGGLIQEADLADALNRGLIAGAGLDVLSVEPPPADHPLLHASHCIITPHQAWATRAARQRLLNQIVENLKAFQAGKPIHVVA from the coding sequence ATGCAGATTGCTGTTCTCGATGGATTTACGATGAATCCCGGTGATTTAAGCTGGGAACCATTGTTGCAACTGGGCGAAGTCAGGATATACGATCGCACCCGGCCCGATGAGCTTCAGGAGCGCATGCAGGATGCAGAAGCTGTGCTCACCAATAAGGTGGTATTGCCCGGTGATATCATCCGGCAGGCTGCGCAGCTCCGGTATATTGGCGTGATGGCTACGGGATACAATGTGGTGGATCTTGATGCTGCGCGGGAACGGGGAATTGTGGTGACGCATGTGCCCGACTACAGCACGTATGCTGTGGCCCAGCACACTTTCGCTCTGTTGTTAGAGCTTACCCAGCATGTGGGCCTGCACGATGCGAGCGTGCATGAGGGGGGTTGGACGGCCTGTCCGGATTTCAGTTATCAGATCACCCCTCTGGTTGAATTATACGACCTCACCATGGGTATTGTAGGCCTGGGCCGCATCGGCCGGGCGGTAGCCCGGATAGCACAGGCGTTGGGCATGCGGGTGATCGCCGTACATACGCATCCGGAGCGTGATCAAATGGAAGGGGTGACGTTTGTAGATATGCCCACCTGCTTCCAGCAAGCCGATGTGGTAAGCCTGCATTGCCCCCTCACCACGCATAACGCAGGATTCGTGAATCGATCGCTGTTATCGTTGATGAAGCCCACAGCTTTTTTGATCAATACGGCCCGTGGTGGATTGATTCAGGAAGCCGATCTGGCCGATGCGCTGAACCGGGGCTTGATAGCAGGTGCCGGGCTGGATGTTCTTTCCGTGGAACCTCCTCCAGCCGATCATCCCCTGTTACACGCCAGCCATTGCATCATCACCCCACATCAGGCTTGGGCCACCCGTGCCGCACGCCAGCGCTTGCTGAACCAGATTGTAGAAAACCTGAAAGCTTTTCAGGCCGGCAAGCCCATCCATGTCGTCGCCTGA
- a CDS encoding glycoside hydrolase family 27 protein has translation MLRDSFSRFLLLCYIGISFVVLSAYAQAPSTSSVTPNGLAPTPPMGWNSWNHFGCNINENIIKEMADAMVSSGMKDAGYEYINIDDCWMDTVRDAQGRLQADPKRFPHGIKWLADYIHSKGLKLGIYSSAGTKTCAGYPASLDHEAIDAQTFASWGVDYLKYDNCYNQGRPLIDRYRAMQQALAHCGRPIVFSICEWGLENPWEWAPELGNLWRTTGDINDSWQSVMSILDQQVDLARYAGPGHWNDPDMLEVGNGGMTTTEYQAHFSLWCILAAPLIAGNDLRNMSPETKEILTNRDMIAVDQDPLGKEGYKLQDDGNEEIWVKEMADGSRVVLFLNRGEHTAFMTTNATATGLPQATHYRLRDLWKHKDSQTAWLIRGFVPAHGVLVYRVWPSNG, from the coding sequence ATGCTTAGGGACTCCTTTTCACGCTTCCTGTTGCTATGCTACATCGGGATATCTTTTGTTGTGTTATCTGCCTATGCTCAGGCACCATCGACTTCTTCTGTGACGCCAAACGGATTGGCACCCACACCTCCCATGGGCTGGAACAGCTGGAATCATTTCGGATGCAATATCAATGAAAACATCATCAAGGAAATGGCCGATGCCATGGTGTCGAGCGGCATGAAAGACGCAGGTTATGAATATATCAATATCGACGATTGCTGGATGGACACCGTACGCGATGCCCAGGGCCGGCTGCAGGCCGATCCAAAACGTTTCCCACACGGCATCAAATGGCTGGCCGACTACATACATAGCAAAGGCTTGAAGCTGGGTATATACTCTTCGGCCGGCACCAAAACCTGCGCCGGTTATCCCGCCAGCCTGGATCACGAAGCCATCGACGCACAAACCTTCGCCAGCTGGGGTGTGGATTACCTGAAATATGACAACTGTTATAACCAGGGTCGTCCGTTGATCGATCGCTACCGTGCCATGCAACAAGCGCTGGCGCATTGCGGACGACCTATCGTATTCAGTATCTGCGAATGGGGACTGGAAAATCCCTGGGAATGGGCACCCGAATTGGGTAACCTATGGCGTACTACTGGAGATATCAACGACAGCTGGCAAAGCGTGATGAGTATCTTAGACCAGCAGGTGGACCTTGCCAGATATGCAGGCCCCGGCCACTGGAACGACCCCGACATGTTAGAGGTGGGCAATGGTGGCATGACAACCACCGAATATCAAGCTCATTTCAGCTTGTGGTGCATCCTGGCCGCACCGTTGATTGCAGGTAACGACCTGCGCAACATGAGTCCGGAAACAAAAGAAATCCTCACCAACCGCGATATGATCGCCGTAGATCAGGATCCGCTTGGAAAAGAAGGTTATAAACTCCAGGACGATGGAAATGAAGAAATCTGGGTAAAAGAAATGGCTGACGGCAGTCGCGTGGTGCTTTTCCTCAATCGCGGCGAGCATACTGCATTTATGACCACCAATGCCACAGCAACTGGTCTGCCACAGGCCACACATTATCGGCTACGCGACTTGTGGAAGCATAAGGACAGCCAGACGGCATGGTTAATTCGTGGATTCGTACCTGCACACGGAGTGCTGGTCTATCGAGTCTGGCCATCAAACGGGTAA
- a CDS encoding HlyD family secretion protein has translation MEKRAGKRSIGKLIMPIILGIVLVGGAIFGIREYIYYQDYQTTDDAQIDGDISPVVARVSGYVKDILFQDNQFVHAGDTLVILDDRDYRVKLEQAEAALKAAMANVNVSRSNVQTVAANVQPAEARVAAAKVQLWKAQQDYNRYLNLLHDHAITQAQFDAVKAQRDAAEAELEAAQKQVAALHEQVSTTQQQVKATASNIDIQRAEVDFARLQLSYTVITAPVSGIVSKRNIQPGQLVQAGQTLFSIVMDSSIYVTANFKETQIGDIHVGQKVDISVDAYPDTTFEGVVESFSGATGAKFSLLPPDNATGNFVKVVQRVPVRIAFTRLNDEWRRRLRPGLSVFVRVHIKP, from the coding sequence ATGGAAAAAAGAGCAGGAAAGCGATCGATTGGCAAACTCATCATGCCCATCATTTTAGGAATTGTGCTGGTTGGAGGTGCCATTTTTGGTATTCGGGAGTACATTTATTATCAGGATTACCAGACGACGGATGATGCACAGATTGATGGTGATATCAGTCCGGTCGTGGCTCGTGTGAGTGGATACGTAAAGGATATTTTGTTTCAAGATAACCAGTTTGTACATGCCGGTGATACGCTTGTAATCCTGGACGACAGGGATTATCGAGTTAAACTCGAGCAGGCCGAAGCCGCTTTAAAAGCCGCCATGGCCAATGTAAATGTATCCCGTTCCAATGTGCAGACAGTAGCTGCCAATGTACAACCTGCCGAAGCCCGGGTGGCGGCAGCAAAAGTGCAGCTCTGGAAAGCGCAGCAAGACTATAATCGCTATTTGAATTTACTGCACGACCACGCCATTACCCAGGCGCAGTTTGATGCGGTGAAAGCCCAGCGCGATGCAGCTGAAGCCGAGCTGGAAGCTGCTCAAAAACAGGTGGCTGCCCTGCATGAGCAGGTGAGCACCACCCAGCAACAGGTAAAGGCTACGGCTTCTAATATTGATATTCAACGTGCAGAGGTCGACTTTGCCCGGCTGCAATTATCCTATACCGTTATTACCGCCCCTGTATCGGGTATCGTATCCAAGCGCAATATCCAGCCTGGACAGCTGGTACAGGCCGGACAGACCCTGTTTTCCATTGTGATGGACTCCAGCATTTATGTGACAGCTAATTTTAAAGAAACCCAGATCGGCGATATCCATGTGGGACAGAAAGTGGATATCAGTGTCGATGCCTATCCCGATACCACGTTTGAAGGTGTGGTGGAAAGCTTTTCTGGTGCTACGGGGGCGAAGTTTTCGCTGCTGCCGCCCGATAATGCCACCGGCAATTTTGTGAAGGTGGTGCAACGGGTACCGGTGCGGATTGCCTTCACCCGGTTGAATGATGAATGGCGGAGGCGTTTGCGTCCGGGATTGAGTGTGTTTGTACGGGTGCATATCAAGCCTTAG
- a CDS encoding phosphate acyltransferase has translation MAQRPISDWEAYRVELNNRLGLDNQLIRSLGALARKDPRRVVFADADNVKILKAARIVLEEKIAYPILLGDARKIQRLMQENGIELPGVPIIDPQADELEEKRLRFGEIYFDKRKRRGVNLYEAKKAMRSRTPFGCMMVETGEADAFISGLLRNYPDTIRPALQIIGTEPGVKRVAGMYIILTRKGPLFLADTTINLNPSSEELADITLLVAREVEQFGIKPVVAMLSYSNFGTSDTPEAILVRDAVQIVKQKNPDLLVDGEIQASLAFNKEVLRDNYPFTDLLKGDVNTLIFPNLAAGNIAYHLLMGVAGFEAIGPILLGMKKPVHVLQLGSTVRQIVNMVTIAVVDAQQKCRRQEEHQQ, from the coding sequence GTGGCGCAGCGTCCTATTTCCGACTGGGAGGCTTATCGGGTGGAGTTGAACAACCGATTGGGGCTCGATAACCAGCTGATTCGTTCGCTGGGCGCACTGGCCCGAAAAGATCCGCGCAGGGTGGTATTTGCCGATGCCGACAATGTAAAAATCCTTAAAGCCGCCCGAATTGTGCTGGAAGAAAAAATTGCCTACCCGATTTTGTTGGGGGATGCCCGTAAAATTCAACGCCTGATGCAGGAAAACGGCATCGAGTTGCCCGGCGTACCCATCATCGACCCGCAGGCAGATGAACTGGAAGAAAAACGTCTTCGCTTCGGCGAAATCTATTTCGACAAGCGGAAGCGTCGCGGAGTAAATCTTTACGAAGCGAAAAAAGCCATGCGGTCCCGCACACCGTTTGGTTGCATGATGGTGGAAACGGGCGAAGCCGATGCATTTATCTCGGGTTTATTGCGAAATTATCCCGACACCATCCGGCCGGCCTTACAGATCATTGGCACCGAACCCGGGGTAAAACGCGTCGCCGGCATGTATATCATCCTCACCCGTAAGGGCCCGCTGTTTCTGGCCGATACCACCATTAACCTGAATCCCAGTTCCGAAGAACTGGCCGATATTACCCTGCTGGTGGCTCGCGAGGTAGAGCAATTCGGCATCAAGCCGGTTGTAGCCATGCTTTCTTATTCCAATTTCGGCACCAGCGACACGCCCGAAGCCATCCTGGTACGCGATGCCGTGCAGATCGTCAAACAAAAAAATCCCGACCTGCTGGTTGACGGAGAAATTCAAGCAAGCCTGGCCTTTAACAAAGAAGTATTACGCGACAACTACCCCTTTACCGACTTGCTGAAAGGCGATGTGAACACCCTGATCTTCCCTAACCTTGCAGCCGGCAACATTGCTTATCACCTGCTGATGGGTGTAGCGGGTTTTGAAGCCATCGGTCCCATTTTACTGGGCATGAAAAAGCCCGTACATGTATTGCAACTGGGTAGTACGGTACGGCAAATTGTAAATATGGTGACCATCGCCGTGGTAGATGCGCAACAGAAATGCCGAAGACAGGAGGAGCATCAGCAGTGA
- a CDS encoding TetR family transcriptional regulator, with protein MKKEKILEAAEELFAEKGYEGTSVRDIANRAGVNIAMISYYFGSKEKLLESLIQYRAGYTSDLLDALKKSPDDDPVHKIEKVIDLYVDRILTHHRFHNIMSRQLSMISEKNIKNQMIEIKKQNLEIIKKIIEEGQRKKIFRKVDIELTVASIVGTISQVTLSKSFYCQLMHIPEISFDEYSIRIKNRVKKHLKKLIITYLTCENEEHS; from the coding sequence ATGAAGAAAGAAAAGATTCTGGAAGCTGCAGAGGAATTATTTGCCGAAAAGGGTTATGAGGGTACTTCCGTGCGCGATATTGCCAACAGGGCGGGTGTGAATATTGCGATGATATCCTACTATTTTGGTTCCAAAGAAAAACTTCTGGAATCCCTGATTCAATATCGTGCAGGATATACGAGCGATTTACTGGATGCATTGAAGAAAAGTCCGGATGATGATCCTGTTCATAAAATTGAAAAAGTGATTGATCTGTATGTAGATCGTATTCTCACCCATCACCGTTTTCACAATATCATGAGCAGGCAGCTTTCGATGATTTCCGAAAAAAATATAAAAAACCAGATGATTGAAATCAAAAAACAAAATCTGGAAATCATCAAAAAAATTATTGAGGAAGGACAGCGAAAGAAAATCTTCAGAAAGGTGGATATTGAGCTTACGGTTGCCAGCATCGTGGGAACCATATCGCAGGTTACGCTTTCCAAATCATTTTATTGCCAGCTCATGCATATACCAGAAATCAGTTTTGATGAATATAGCATACGGATTAAAAATCGCGTAAAAAAACATTTAAAAAAACTCATTATTACCTATCTCACCTGTGAAAATGAAGAACATAGCTGA
- a CDS encoding carboxymuconolactone decarboxylase family protein, whose translation MPSQRIDLLTLAPEAYEAMRAIEAYIRKSGLDRRLYELIKIRASQINGCIFCLNMHTREARALGETEQRIYGLSAWQEAPYYTEKERAALALTEAITLVAESRVPDEVFENARQHFDEKELAALIIGITNINGWNRWMVASRRPPED comes from the coding sequence ATGCCATCACAGCGCATCGATCTGCTGACCTTAGCGCCCGAAGCCTATGAAGCCATGCGAGCCATAGAAGCTTATATCCGCAAAAGCGGACTCGATCGCAGGTTGTATGAATTGATTAAAATTCGCGCCTCCCAGATCAACGGCTGTATATTTTGTTTGAATATGCATACGCGTGAAGCCCGTGCACTGGGCGAAACCGAGCAACGAATCTATGGCTTAAGCGCCTGGCAGGAAGCGCCCTATTACACGGAGAAAGAAAGAGCTGCTTTAGCGCTTACCGAGGCTATCACCTTAGTTGCCGAAAGCCGTGTGCCCGATGAGGTATTCGAAAATGCACGTCAGCATTTCGACGAAAAAGAATTGGCCGCACTCATCATTGGCATCACGAACATCAATGGATGGAACCGCTGGATGGTTGCTTCACGAAGGCCTCCAGAAGATTAA
- a CDS encoding DUF4293 domain-containing protein produces the protein MIQRIQTIYLLLAAGCGVLSWIIPFGKIEWLNQPTTAYVANDSFWLTLLMILSILLALIAIFLFKNRKMQFRLCIFGILAGLAALVLEYQIVHTHQSQPALIQRAYYWIGLALPVLIMLFFFLAARGIRKDEKLVRSLDRLR, from the coding sequence ATGATCCAACGCATACAAACGATTTATTTGCTGCTGGCGGCCGGATGTGGTGTATTAAGCTGGATAATTCCTTTTGGAAAGATCGAATGGTTGAATCAGCCCACTACCGCTTATGTGGCCAACGATAGTTTCTGGCTGACCCTGCTGATGATCCTCTCTATTTTGCTGGCATTGATCGCCATTTTTCTGTTCAAGAATCGTAAGATGCAGTTTAGGCTTTGTATATTCGGCATATTGGCCGGATTGGCCGCGCTGGTACTGGAATATCAGATCGTCCACACCCACCAGTCACAACCCGCACTTATTCAGCGGGCTTATTACTGGATAGGCCTGGCTTTGCCCGTGTTGATCATGCTTTTCTTTTTTCTGGCCGCCCGGGGTATCCGAAAAGATGAAAAACTGGTGCGCTCACTCGACAGGCTTCGTTGA
- a CDS encoding MarC family protein produces the protein MTHLKDIVTITFTLFAVIDILGSIPVLIALKEKLGRIQPVRATLASGLLMILFLLIGEPFLSLMGVDIHSFAVAGSVVIFILGLEMVLGVEFFKSEKGAEAGELVPIAFPLIAGSGTLTTIMSLKANYSFYDILIGILINLIVIYVVLRTLHYIERMLGKAGLLVVRKFFGVILIAIAVKIFKTNLGI, from the coding sequence ATGACGCATCTCAAGGATATTGTTACCATTACCTTCACCCTGTTTGCCGTTATTGATATTTTAGGATCGATCCCGGTATTGATTGCTTTGAAAGAAAAATTAGGCCGTATTCAGCCCGTTCGCGCCACACTGGCTTCGGGATTGTTGATGATTTTATTCCTGCTGATTGGCGAGCCTTTTCTTTCGCTCATGGGTGTGGATATTCATTCATTTGCCGTGGCAGGATCGGTGGTCATTTTCATTTTAGGTCTGGAAATGGTGCTGGGTGTAGAGTTTTTCAAAAGTGAAAAAGGTGCGGAAGCAGGAGAGCTGGTGCCCATTGCGTTTCCATTGATTGCAGGATCGGGCACGCTCACCACCATCATGTCGTTGAAAGCCAATTATAGCTTTTATGATATCTTGATTGGTATTCTGATCAACCTGATTGTGATCTATGTGGTATTGCGAACCTTGCATTATATCGAGCGTATGCTGGGTAAAGCCGGATTGCTGGTGGTGCGGAAATTTTTTGGGGTGATTTTGATTGCTATAGCGGTAAAAATTTTCAAAACCAATCTGGGCATTTAA
- a CDS encoding T9SS type A sorting domain-containing protein, which translates to MKPWITLLCIGAGLCPVFSGWSQTPVSLVNQPNLRFEEHFDSVRSWTDGFTDGAGAEHWSAVGVQTGGTIPDGITTTVDTHVFTSGFTAGVQKSPKDSTDPFLQFATSGTTDYSTALAVDFWVDFHNLHPGLLAFDASSVHSGNVNSNRHSTLQVYWSVDTQHYFLLPEMQFDAVNYQYNSVHLQASLPDTLANQVAIFRFYVFNGAGGDKGGRPKIKIDNLMVEAHEENMPLRLVSFTAEVIKSAVALHWTTDSEQNTSHFEVERSADGRQFQAVGRVPAAGRSDLPRHYDYTDFPDPAGIWYYRLRMVDEDAKITYSRVLRVVFRTQYLKKIYPNPARDWVYVEWNMPVEQRVECSLIDLQGKSMWHGRLQVGENLLQIPLRNLPAGLYYLWLQEGNVPAYAFPVLHL; encoded by the coding sequence ATGAAACCCTGGATTACCCTATTGTGCATCGGGGCAGGCCTATGTCCCGTTTTTTCCGGATGGAGTCAAACTCCGGTATCGCTTGTCAATCAACCCAATTTACGATTTGAAGAGCATTTCGACAGCGTGCGCAGCTGGACAGATGGCTTTACAGACGGAGCAGGCGCCGAACACTGGTCGGCCGTAGGCGTGCAAACCGGCGGTACCATACCCGATGGCATCACCACTACTGTAGATACACATGTGTTCACTTCCGGTTTTACTGCGGGTGTACAAAAAAGCCCTAAAGACAGCACCGATCCTTTTCTACAATTTGCAACATCGGGAACTACTGATTATTCAACTGCTCTGGCTGTTGACTTCTGGGTAGATTTTCACAACCTTCATCCTGGCTTACTCGCATTCGATGCGTCATCTGTGCATTCTGGAAATGTAAATTCAAATCGGCATTCCACGCTGCAGGTATACTGGAGTGTGGATACGCAACATTATTTTCTTTTACCGGAGATGCAATTCGATGCCGTGAATTATCAGTATAACTCGGTTCATTTGCAGGCTTCTCTCCCAGATACACTAGCAAATCAAGTCGCCATTTTCCGATTTTATGTGTTTAATGGTGCAGGTGGCGATAAGGGTGGACGGCCAAAAATAAAAATCGACAACCTGATGGTGGAAGCGCATGAGGAAAATATGCCCCTGCGGCTGGTTTCCTTTACGGCTGAAGTCATCAAATCGGCCGTGGCCCTGCATTGGACGACGGATAGCGAGCAAAATACTTCGCATTTTGAGGTGGAGCGAAGTGCAGATGGTCGGCAGTTTCAGGCTGTAGGCAGGGTGCCGGCGGCTGGACGGAGCGATTTGCCCCGTCATTATGATTATACCGATTTCCCGGATCCAGCCGGCATCTGGTATTATCGACTCAGGATGGTGGATGAGGATGCAAAAATTACGTACAGCCGGGTGTTGCGGGTGGTATTTCGCACCCAGTATTTGAAAAAGATTTATCCCAACCCCGCACGCGATTGGGTATATGTGGAATGGAACATGCCTGTGGAGCAGCGGGTAGAGTGCAGCCTGATTGACCTTCAGGGGAAATCTATGTGGCATGGTCGTTTACAGGTGGGAGAAAATCTATTGCAAATTCCCCTTCGCAACTTACCTGCCGGGCTGTATTATCTGTGGTTGCAGGAAGGGAATGTACCTGCGTATGCATTCCCGGTATTGCATCTGTAG
- a CDS encoding DHA2 family efflux MFS transporter permease subunit, whose product MPERGFRKIIITITVIIAAMLQLIDSTIVNVSLPQIMGNLGATLDEVGWVVTAYAVANVIVLPMSGWLGERFGRKNYFTASIIIFTTASFFCGHAHSLDELIVFRIIQGFAGGGIMAVAQAILLEAWPPEEVGLATAIFGLGAVVGPTIGPTLGGYITDHFSWPWIFYVNIPVGALATFLSVTFVRRTPATGKGRPVDWWGIAFLSIAVGSLQIVLEKGEREDWFATTYIEVLSFVAIIGAIAFIWREMIAREPIVDLKIFRFRSFSLGMFTSFIYGLGLYGSVFVFPVLCQNILGFTAEQTGLLLLPGGIATIFMMPAVGSMLKNRVPAQFISTVGMIVFFIFCMMMQKRTTAQVGNEDFFWPLIIRGLGMGMLFVPITTLAVQDLRGKDIGQGTGLNNMGRQLGGSFGIALITTFIDRRMAYHRDILINHINPYNSNFIERFNMLWHGFMSKGYDFLQARQMAYQAMDGMLMKQAALLTYADVFWIVGVFFLCIIPLLYFQKFNRGQTAEGGHLVME is encoded by the coding sequence ATGCCAGAGCGAGGATTTAGAAAAATCATCATCACCATTACGGTGATTATAGCAGCTATGTTGCAGCTCATTGACTCTACCATAGTCAACGTATCGCTCCCGCAAATCATGGGTAACCTAGGCGCTACGCTGGATGAGGTGGGCTGGGTGGTGACGGCCTATGCGGTGGCCAACGTAATCGTGTTGCCCATGTCGGGCTGGCTGGGTGAGCGTTTCGGACGGAAAAACTATTTTACGGCATCCATTATCATTTTTACTACAGCCTCATTCTTTTGTGGACATGCCCATTCGCTTGACGAATTGATTGTATTCAGAATCATTCAGGGATTTGCCGGGGGCGGTATCATGGCTGTCGCACAGGCCATCCTGCTGGAAGCCTGGCCTCCGGAAGAGGTGGGACTGGCCACGGCTATCTTCGGTTTGGGTGCAGTAGTAGGTCCTACCATCGGCCCTACTTTAGGCGGCTATATCACCGATCATTTTTCCTGGCCCTGGATTTTTTATGTGAATATTCCGGTGGGCGCATTGGCTACCTTTTTATCGGTGACGTTTGTGCGTCGTACCCCGGCAACCGGTAAGGGTAGGCCTGTCGATTGGTGGGGAATCGCCTTTCTGTCCATAGCCGTGGGCAGCCTGCAGATTGTACTGGAAAAAGGAGAACGGGAAGATTGGTTTGCCACCACCTATATTGAAGTGTTGAGTTTCGTGGCCATCATAGGCGCCATTGCTTTTATCTGGCGAGAAATGATTGCCCGTGAGCCCATTGTGGATTTAAAAATCTTTCGTTTTCGCAGCTTCAGTCTGGGGATGTTTACTTCATTTATTTATGGCCTGGGGTTGTATGGATCGGTGTTTGTATTTCCCGTGCTCTGCCAGAACATCCTGGGATTTACGGCCGAACAAACGGGTTTGTTGCTGTTACCCGGCGGAATAGCCACCATTTTCATGATGCCGGCCGTGGGCAGCATGTTAAAAAACCGGGTGCCTGCACAGTTTATTTCCACCGTGGGAATGATTGTGTTTTTCATTTTTTGCATGATGATGCAAAAGCGCACCACGGCTCAGGTGGGTAATGAAGATTTCTTCTGGCCGTTGATTATTCGGGGGTTGGGCATGGGTATGCTGTTTGTACCCATCACCACGCTGGCCGTGCAGGATTTGCGGGGCAAGGATATTGGTCAGGGTACCGGCTTAAATAATATGGGCAGGCAATTGGGCGGTTCGTTTGGCATTGCATTGATCACTACCTTTATCGATCGGAGGATGGCTTATCATCGGGATATCCTGATCAACCACATCAATCCCTATAATTCCAATTTCATAGAACGCTTCAACATGCTCTGGCATGGCTTTATGAGCAAGGGGTATGATTTTCTACAGGCCAGGCAAATGGCTTATCAGGCCATGGATGGTATGTTGATGAAACAGGCTGCGCTCCTCACCTATGCCGATGTGTTCTGGATTGTGGGCGTATTTTTCCTGTGCATTATCCCGCTGCTGTATTTTCAGAAATTTAATCGCGGACAGACGGCTGAAGGAGGCCATCTGGTTATGGAATAA
- a CDS encoding TolC family protein, with translation MYIKSRRFIEWKSVWIVLALSLCTGFSAQAQDTLHLSLQQAIALGLQNSKELKIARARVQEALLRFKQAKDAMLPSAKISYGASEAFIPTRELVFGRDTLHLPGRSRLYLGTLSIQEPIFAGNQLRYARASAEILEKIAALDTADYRNQLTNAVIQTYGNLLKIIGNQQVVAQNIEDIQQRLIETRHFEEQGLATQNDVLRFQLQLSDAQLTALDLENNRKIVNYNLNILLGLPDTTEIMPDSFSQALPLQPMETYLQMALQQRKDLQAFQYRLQLNDLQIKQEKDTRLPTLGLGVSGYYINPNNDFFPPKNTYLAPITVGLTLGWNISSLYTAPHRIAEAEVQRTETALQQSILTDQIKEDIHQQYRSYQLALQRIKVLQVALAQAEENDRMMESKYRNQLASTTDRIDAETLLFKARVDLRLAQVDAVLAYYQLLAATGTLSQ, from the coding sequence ATGTACATCAAAAGCAGAAGATTTATTGAATGGAAAAGCGTGTGGATTGTCCTTGCATTATCCTTGTGTACAGGATTTAGCGCTCAGGCGCAGGATACGCTTCATCTTTCTCTGCAGCAGGCTATTGCATTGGGGCTGCAAAACAGTAAAGAGTTGAAAATTGCGCGAGCCAGGGTGCAGGAAGCCTTGTTGCGTTTTAAACAGGCCAAAGATGCCATGTTGCCTTCAGCTAAAATCAGTTATGGTGCCAGTGAAGCCTTTATTCCTACCCGGGAGCTTGTGTTTGGAAGAGATACCCTTCATTTGCCCGGACGATCGAGGCTTTACCTGGGCACACTGTCCATTCAGGAACCCATTTTTGCAGGTAATCAATTGCGTTATGCCAGGGCATCGGCCGAAATACTCGAAAAAATAGCTGCACTGGACACGGCCGATTACCGCAACCAGCTCACCAATGCCGTGATTCAAACCTATGGAAACTTGTTGAAAATTATAGGCAATCAGCAAGTGGTCGCACAAAATATCGAGGATATTCAGCAACGGCTCATCGAAACTCGACATTTTGAAGAACAGGGACTTGCTACCCAGAACGATGTGCTTCGTTTTCAACTACAACTTTCCGATGCACAGCTTACGGCGCTGGACCTTGAGAATAACCGAAAGATTGTCAATTATAATTTGAATATTTTGCTGGGCTTGCCCGATACAACAGAAATTATGCCCGATAGTTTTTCGCAGGCATTGCCCTTACAGCCCATGGAAACATATCTGCAAATGGCTTTGCAACAACGCAAAGATTTGCAGGCTTTTCAATATCGTCTTCAGCTCAATGATTTGCAGATTAAGCAGGAAAAAGACACCCGGCTTCCGACGCTGGGATTGGGTGTGAGCGGATATTATATCAATCCAAATAATGATTTCTTTCCACCCAAAAATACTTATCTGGCTCCGATAACCGTGGGACTGACACTGGGCTGGAATATCAGCAGCCTTTACACTGCACCGCATCGCATTGCAGAAGCTGAAGTACAACGTACGGAAACGGCATTGCAACAATCCATTTTAACTGATCAGATCAAAGAAGATATTCATCAACAATATCGCAGCTATCAATTAGCCCTGCAACGCATCAAAGTATTGCAGGTGGCGCTTGCGCAGGCCGAGGAAAATGACCGCATGATGGAATCTAAATATCGCAATCAACTGGCCAGCACAACCGATCGCATTGATGCGGAAACATTATTGTTTAAAGCAAGAGTCGATCTGCGACTCGCGCAGGTAGATGCTGTGCTGGCCTATTATCAATTACTGGCAGCTACAGGTACTTTATCACAATAA